In the genome of Telluria beijingensis, one region contains:
- a CDS encoding ABC transporter permease: MISPLMLRGLWAYRGFVLGSVKREFQSKYANAMLGALWSVLSPLAMILVYTVIFSEVMRTRLPGAESGFAYSIYLCAGILTWGLFAEIVARGQNMFIEQANVIKKISFPRICLPVIVVLSSLVNFAIIFGLFLIFLVATGNFPGLMFAAILPVLLVQVLLAIGLAMIVGVLNVFFRDVGQFVTIAMQFWFWLTPIVYPASILPDEIRGMLAWNPMVPLIEAYQAVLVHGTAPDWQRIGLVALLALLLCGFGMRLFRKRAGEMVDEL, from the coding sequence ATGATTTCGCCCCTGATGCTGCGCGGCCTGTGGGCCTACCGCGGTTTCGTGCTGGGCAGCGTCAAACGCGAATTCCAGTCGAAATACGCCAATGCCATGCTGGGCGCCCTGTGGTCGGTGCTCAGTCCCCTCGCCATGATCCTGGTGTACACCGTGATCTTTTCCGAGGTCATGCGCACCCGCCTGCCCGGCGCCGAATCGGGCTTCGCCTACTCGATCTACCTGTGCGCCGGAATCCTGACCTGGGGCCTGTTCGCCGAGATCGTCGCGCGCGGCCAGAACATGTTCATCGAGCAGGCCAACGTGATCAAGAAGATCAGCTTCCCGCGCATCTGCCTGCCGGTGATCGTGGTGCTGAGCTCGCTGGTCAACTTCGCCATCATCTTCGGCCTGTTCCTGATCTTCCTGGTCGCGACCGGCAATTTCCCGGGCCTGATGTTCGCCGCCATCCTGCCGGTGCTGCTGGTGCAGGTGCTGCTGGCGATCGGCCTGGCCATGATCGTCGGCGTACTCAATGTCTTTTTCCGCGACGTCGGCCAGTTCGTGACGATCGCGATGCAGTTCTGGTTCTGGCTGACCCCGATCGTGTATCCGGCCTCGATCCTGCCCGACGAAATCCGCGGCATGCTGGCCTGGAACCCGATGGTGCCGCTGATCGAAGCCTACCAGGCGGTGCTGGTGCACGGCACGGCGCCCGACTGGCAGCGGATCGGCCTGGTGGCGCTGCTGGCGCTGCTGCTGTGCGGTTTCGGCATGCGCCTGTTCCGCAAGCGCGCCGGTGAAATGGTGGATGAACTCTGA
- a CDS encoding Crp/Fnr family transcriptional regulator, which yields MNRDPSIGSMTPAPDAPLIPKKLEAQVHLRKIPLLADLSDEELVPIKQELRFRHYAKREIVLQKGGHGDGLLFLLSGQLQVVDITEDGRAIGLRMLMPGDFFGEIALINNSTRSASVVALTAVVVAFLPATTAMHLFSHSPSVANQMLRHLAQKIQRDSEFRALLSINNTAKRIYTYLSMQERRQVAPGGPLVLENLPTHQDIANMINTSRETVTRALAALVQQGIVQKDANRLVIVKPDALDKLVQGE from the coding sequence TTGAACCGAGACCCCTCCATCGGCAGCATGACGCCGGCGCCCGACGCGCCGCTGATCCCCAAGAAGCTGGAAGCGCAGGTTCACCTGCGCAAGATTCCGCTGCTGGCCGACCTCAGCGATGAAGAACTCGTCCCCATCAAGCAGGAGTTGCGTTTCCGTCACTATGCCAAGCGCGAGATCGTCCTGCAGAAGGGTGGACATGGCGACGGCCTGCTGTTCCTGCTGTCCGGCCAATTGCAGGTGGTCGACATTACCGAGGATGGGCGGGCGATCGGCCTGCGCATGCTGATGCCGGGCGACTTCTTCGGCGAGATTGCGCTGATCAATAACTCGACCCGCTCGGCCTCGGTGGTGGCGCTGACCGCGGTGGTGGTAGCGTTCTTGCCGGCCACGACCGCGATGCACCTGTTCTCGCACTCGCCGTCTGTGGCGAACCAGATGCTGCGCCACCTGGCGCAGAAGATCCAGCGCGATTCCGAATTCCGCGCACTGCTCAGCATTAACAATACGGCCAAGCGCATCTATACCTACCTGTCGATGCAGGAGCGGCGGCAAGTCGCGCCCGGCGGGCCGCTGGTGCTGGAAAACCTGCCGACGCATCAAGACATTGCCAATATGATCAATACCAGCCGCGAGACCGTGACCCGGGCGCTGGCGGCGCTGGTCCAGCAGGGGATCGTGCAGAAGGATGCCAATCGCCTGGTCATCGTCAAGCCGGATGCCCTGGACAAACTGGTGCAAGGTGAATAA
- a CDS encoding VanZ family protein: MGWNALLFVLAALAVTVGCLVPNRWLPPLPNDKVLHFVSFAILTGLALPLAHDMSSALLWLLGLLLAGWVIECLQSLLPDRRFCWRDLAANAGGIAFAALSTCLVAPIF; encoded by the coding sequence ATGGGCTGGAACGCATTGCTGTTCGTGCTGGCCGCCTTGGCCGTCACCGTCGGCTGCCTGGTCCCCAACCGCTGGCTCCCGCCCCTCCCGAACGACAAGGTGTTGCACTTTGTCAGTTTTGCTATCCTGACCGGTCTGGCGCTGCCGCTTGCGCACGATATGTCCTCGGCCCTGTTGTGGCTGCTGGGCCTGCTGCTCGCGGGCTGGGTCATCGAATGCCTGCAGTCCCTGCTGCCCGACCGGCGCTTCTGCTGGCGCGACCTGGCGGCCAATGCGGGCGGCATCGCCTTCGCGGCGCTCTCGACCTGCCTGGTCGCCCCGATTTTTTGA
- a CDS encoding acyltransferase family protein, whose protein sequence is MSLFSPPARTLGAATETHDNGFNAVRLACALAVVVYHAYQMSPVAAGLDPLTSRLRPVTDVGALAVGIFFLISGMFVSQSWLRDPHLGRFAVRRVARIVPGLFVATLLCTVVAVAFFSVQGVAGLFDPAPWRYIFGNTVLHWLQYNIPPEELSIPGVFGGRNLNGVLWTLYWEGRMYVVLALVGVAAMLPMRQWLRGAAIFLLLAANLFPEVLSGYLWEVRLWSLFLTGVLLQTLAPQLRIGAVHVLCALALVGLNWTRSVAMTQHPLTWFGIALAVAALALWIGSARLRGLGHVQRHDYSYAVYIYHWPVLMMISELVPGATPHLALALCLVALVPLSLLSWHWVEAPAMRAARRWLRRPAAVSHAAPDAVIPAASEAVIPATSEAVIPAQAGIQGSQHTNPAYRSGNSESLGFPPARE, encoded by the coding sequence ATGTCCCTTTTTTCGCCGCCAGCGCGCACCCTGGGCGCCGCCACCGAAACCCACGATAACGGCTTCAACGCCGTGCGCCTGGCGTGCGCGCTGGCGGTCGTGGTGTACCACGCTTACCAGATGAGCCCAGTCGCGGCGGGGCTCGATCCTCTCACGTCCAGGCTACGCCCGGTGACCGATGTCGGCGCGCTGGCGGTCGGCATCTTCTTCCTGATCAGCGGCATGTTCGTCAGCCAGAGCTGGCTGCGCGATCCGCACCTGGGCCGCTTCGCCGTGCGCCGCGTGGCGCGCATCGTGCCGGGCCTGTTCGTGGCCACGCTGTTGTGCACCGTGGTCGCGGTGGCGTTCTTTTCGGTGCAGGGCGTGGCCGGCCTGTTCGATCCGGCGCCGTGGCGCTATATTTTCGGCAACACGGTTTTGCATTGGCTTCAATACAATATCCCGCCCGAAGAGCTGAGCATTCCCGGCGTGTTCGGCGGCCGCAACCTGAACGGCGTGCTGTGGACCCTGTATTGGGAAGGCCGCATGTACGTGGTGCTGGCCCTGGTCGGCGTGGCCGCCATGCTGCCGATGCGCCAGTGGCTGCGCGGCGCCGCCATCTTCTTGCTGCTGGCGGCCAACCTGTTCCCCGAGGTGCTGAGCGGCTACCTGTGGGAAGTGCGCCTGTGGTCGCTGTTCCTGACCGGCGTGCTGCTGCAGACCCTGGCCCCGCAACTGCGCATCGGCGCCGTGCACGTCCTGTGCGCGCTGGCGCTGGTGGGGCTCAACTGGACCCGTTCGGTGGCCATGACCCAGCATCCGCTCACCTGGTTCGGCATCGCACTGGCGGTGGCCGCGCTGGCATTGTGGATCGGCAGCGCACGCCTGCGCGGCCTGGGCCACGTGCAGCGCCACGATTATTCGTATGCCGTGTATATCTATCACTGGCCGGTGCTGATGATGATCAGCGAGCTGGTGCCGGGCGCTACGCCGCACCTGGCGCTGGCGCTGTGCCTGGTGGCGCTGGTGCCGCTGTCCCTGCTGTCCTGGCACTGGGTCGAGGCGCCGGCGATGCGTGCAGCGCGGCGCTGGCTGCGGCGGCCTGCCGCCGTCAGTCACGCGGCCCCCGACGCCGTCATTCCCGCTGCCTCTGAAGCCGTCATTCCCGCTACCTCTGAAGCCGTCATTCCCGCGCAGGCGGGAATCCAAGGCAGCCAGCACACCAATCCTGCTTATAGAAGTGGCAACTCGGAGAGCCTTGGATTCCCGCCTGCGCGGGAATGA
- a CDS encoding tetratricopeptide repeat protein, translating into MSTHLRRMLLAACLAACAGAGAVEPDAAPPNEVQILYENALQAIAEGRKNDASDTLVRVIEKESLHAGAYLEVALVQCSLGHVDEAERLFAIIETRFDPPRAILELIAEARDSGCDEWQPLSATSVSVTRGLDMNVNQGARNPSYIVEQDGGQIELPLQDEFLPKHDNYTALNVEHTRDLTPNGLSGFAQYFGRRNDSLRQYDSDSVYAGVDSQYRFGAWPVRATGMVGFTALGGKLYQRQLQLLARTGVPLPLPSRMQLHVTGGITRNDYSTLTNFDSNAYDVLGQLSWRGDKVYASLNQGWQADHAVRERPGGDRHGYSTTLLARRALWGEVSGEISYSYQSWRSSEAYAPGLINTVRDQNTRVARAILSWPIARNQWLRLETRLVRNRENISIFQYDNRQIQLSWQWQDR; encoded by the coding sequence GTGAGCACCCACCTGCGCCGGATGCTGCTGGCCGCCTGCCTGGCCGCATGCGCCGGCGCCGGCGCGGTGGAGCCGGACGCGGCGCCGCCCAACGAAGTGCAGATCCTGTACGAGAACGCCCTGCAGGCAATCGCCGAAGGCCGCAAGAACGACGCTTCGGACACCTTGGTGCGCGTGATCGAGAAGGAATCGCTACACGCCGGCGCCTATCTCGAGGTGGCGCTGGTGCAGTGCAGCCTGGGCCATGTCGACGAGGCCGAGCGCCTGTTCGCCATCATCGAGACCCGCTTCGACCCGCCGCGCGCGATCCTGGAACTGATCGCCGAGGCGCGCGACAGCGGCTGCGACGAGTGGCAACCCCTGAGCGCAACCTCGGTCAGCGTGACGCGTGGCCTGGACATGAACGTCAACCAGGGCGCGCGCAACCCGAGCTACATCGTCGAGCAGGACGGCGGCCAGATCGAATTGCCGCTGCAGGACGAGTTCCTGCCCAAGCACGACAACTACACGGCGCTCAACGTCGAGCACACGCGCGACCTGACGCCCAATGGCCTGTCCGGCTTCGCCCAGTACTTCGGCCGCCGCAACGACTCGCTGCGCCAGTACGACAGCGATTCGGTGTACGCCGGGGTCGACAGCCAGTACCGCTTCGGCGCCTGGCCGGTGCGCGCCACCGGCATGGTCGGTTTCACCGCCCTGGGCGGCAAGCTGTACCAGCGCCAGTTGCAGCTGCTGGCGCGCACCGGCGTGCCGTTGCCGCTGCCCAGCCGCATGCAGTTGCACGTCACGGGCGGGATTACCCGCAACGATTATTCGACGCTCACCAATTTCGATTCGAATGCCTACGACGTGCTGGGCCAATTGAGCTGGCGCGGCGACAAGGTCTACGCCAGCCTGAACCAGGGCTGGCAGGCCGACCACGCGGTGCGCGAGCGTCCGGGCGGCGACCGCCACGGCTACAGCACCACCCTGCTGGCGCGGCGCGCCCTGTGGGGCGAGGTGAGCGGAGAAATCTCGTACAGCTACCAGAGCTGGCGCAGCAGCGAAGCCTACGCGCCGGGCCTGATCAACACGGTGCGCGACCAGAACACCCGGGTCGCGCGCGCCATCCTGTCGTGGCCGATCGCCCGCAACCAGTGGCTGCGGCTCGAGACGCGCCTGGTGCGCAATCGCGAAAACATCTCGATCTTCCAATACGATAACCGCCAGATCCAGCTCAGCTGGCAATGGCAGGACCGCTGA
- a CDS encoding CHASE2 domain-containing protein, whose amino-acid sequence MTTPSVPAFPPSSSLRLPRLRRGAVQACISLLAFLLCVYAQSQPGAAAFGSEWLRDVFVKLRATDAPEPRIVVVDIDESSTAQLGPWPWPRARIADLVETLLGDYAVRGVALDILFSDAADPEGDARLAALSNHGPVVLAHAFDYMRERPVALRQGVLAHSPAAPPGAPVAALPATGFIANHAGLAGAPQVGNIGFVHDPDGVLRRLPLWTTFEGKRWPALSLALLACCSGQPAPAIDGPLQTRVDFRRDWSAYTVVTAAEVLERAYAREDFAGRLVLIGSSSLGQGDRVATPLGSNRPGLGVQAAMLSQLLDLQQGKAPARWPGATLALLFAAGSVLFAMFAFPRLSALTSVGLLGLISLAWVGLAYLASAHDPVFSVSGPLATSLFLLAFAVPYQWQVAQARSRHLLDTLRQYVAPSVVQQLLRSDMIDPLKPRQLEVTTLIADMEGYTTQVEALPVEEAARLTQAFLDCLTGPVIAHQGTLDKYTGDGLVAFWGAPLPEAHHADLALDAARAILARVEELSRQRSAAGYKPLRVRIGIESGPAMAGDFGTAFRSIYTAVGDSVNTASRLEQAARDYPHSAIIGPGTVALARRHQFLALGERILRGKGKPTPLFTFAPQA is encoded by the coding sequence TTGACCACACCGAGCGTGCCCGCCTTCCCTCCATCTTCGAGCCTGCGCCTGCCGCGCCTGCGCCGCGGCGCGGTGCAGGCCTGTATCTCGCTGCTCGCCTTCCTGCTGTGCGTATACGCCCAGTCGCAGCCGGGCGCGGCGGCCTTCGGCAGTGAATGGCTGCGCGACGTGTTCGTCAAGCTGCGCGCCACCGATGCCCCCGAGCCGCGCATCGTGGTGGTCGACATCGACGAGAGCAGCACCGCCCAGCTCGGCCCCTGGCCCTGGCCGCGCGCGCGCATCGCCGACCTGGTCGAGACGCTGCTCGGCGACTATGCCGTGCGCGGGGTCGCGCTCGACATCCTGTTCTCGGACGCCGCCGACCCCGAAGGCGATGCCCGGCTGGCGGCCTTGAGCAACCATGGACCGGTGGTGCTGGCCCACGCCTTCGACTATATGCGCGAGCGCCCGGTCGCCCTGCGCCAGGGCGTGCTGGCCCACTCGCCTGCCGCGCCGCCCGGCGCCCCGGTGGCGGCCCTGCCCGCCACCGGCTTCATCGCCAACCATGCTGGCCTGGCCGGCGCGCCGCAGGTCGGCAATATCGGCTTCGTGCACGATCCGGACGGGGTGCTGCGCCGCCTGCCGCTGTGGACCACGTTCGAAGGCAAACGCTGGCCGGCCCTGTCGCTGGCCCTGCTGGCCTGCTGCTCCGGCCAGCCGGCGCCGGCGATCGACGGCCCATTGCAGACCCGGGTCGATTTCCGGCGCGACTGGAGCGCGTATACAGTGGTCACCGCCGCCGAGGTGCTCGAGCGCGCCTACGCGCGCGAAGATTTCGCCGGACGCCTGGTGCTGATCGGTTCGTCGTCGCTGGGCCAGGGCGACCGCGTCGCCACCCCGCTCGGCAGCAACCGGCCCGGCCTGGGCGTGCAGGCGGCGATGCTGTCGCAGTTGCTCGACCTCCAGCAGGGCAAGGCCCCCGCGCGCTGGCCGGGCGCCACGCTGGCCCTGCTGTTCGCGGCCGGCTCGGTGCTGTTCGCCATGTTCGCCTTCCCGCGCCTGTCGGCGCTGACCAGCGTCGGCCTGCTGGGCCTGATCTCGCTAGCCTGGGTCGGCCTGGCCTATCTCGCCAGCGCCCACGATCCGGTGTTCTCGGTCAGCGGACCGCTGGCCACCAGCCTGTTCCTGCTGGCGTTCGCCGTGCCTTACCAGTGGCAGGTGGCGCAGGCCCGTTCGCGCCACCTGCTCGACACCCTGCGCCAGTACGTCGCGCCATCGGTGGTGCAACAGCTGCTGCGCAGCGACATGATCGATCCGCTCAAGCCGCGCCAGCTCGAAGTGACCACCCTGATCGCCGACATGGAAGGCTATACCACCCAGGTCGAGGCGCTGCCGGTGGAAGAAGCCGCGCGCCTGACCCAGGCATTCCTCGATTGCCTCACCGGTCCGGTGATCGCCCACCAGGGCACGCTCGACAAGTACACCGGCGACGGCCTGGTCGCATTCTGGGGCGCGCCCTTGCCCGAAGCCCACCACGCCGACCTGGCGCTGGACGCCGCGCGCGCGATCCTGGCGCGGGTCGAGGAGCTGAGCCGGCAGCGCAGCGCCGCCGGCTACAAGCCGCTGCGGGTGCGCATCGGCATCGAGAGCGGGCCGGCGATGGCGGGCGACTTCGGTACCGCCTTCCGCAGCATCTATACCGCCGTGGGCGACAGCGTCAACACCGCGTCGCGCCTGGAACAGGCCGCGCGCGACTATCCGCACAGCGCCATCATCGGCCCCGGCACCGTCGCGCTGGCGCGGCGCCACCAGTTCCTGGCCCTGGGCGAACGCATCCTGCGCGGCAAAGGCAAGCCCACACCCCTGTTCACTTTCGCGCCGCAGGCATGA
- a CDS encoding FecR family protein, whose translation MASAVQAAEAGKVIFVAGAAQVVDRKAAEGDAVQEGELLQTGADGFIYVKTTDNGLFILRPNTKARIVAYHIDKANPENTRVKLELISGVARSKSGDEVKRARQNFRFNTPVAAIGVRGTDFTVFTDDTTSRVSVLSGGIVVSGFGDTCRPDGGGPCEGARSRELSAAQRGQLLQIQQGAAAPQLLNGTSVVPEAHVLPAGAPVAAVRNGPVTQVEMNVDVKKSEQLVDNVINKPRPTPTPDSGTNPNPAPGQDPNPAPPTNPEPPQPEPSQPEPSQPEPPQPEPPVVTPVDPVPPEPVRHAGIQWGRWQRVTGPAPDFNLTLEGAKHQLVAVKGNFAIFRTAGQEYVVPERGGMGFKLAGSEAYIYTYYTPTGGLYTPTAATLSNGELNVDFGRRSFTTSFDLSSKDEKFNFRGDGTLGADGTLYGNRAEGRPGLITVDGLLSNDKGGGAAYIFDGRIDERRTVNGGTSWLPESR comes from the coding sequence ATGGCTTCCGCCGTACAGGCGGCCGAGGCTGGCAAGGTCATCTTTGTTGCGGGCGCAGCACAGGTTGTGGATCGCAAGGCGGCGGAAGGCGATGCCGTGCAAGAAGGCGAACTGCTGCAGACCGGCGCCGACGGCTTTATCTATGTGAAGACGACCGATAACGGCCTGTTCATCCTCCGTCCGAATACGAAAGCGCGCATCGTCGCTTACCACATCGACAAGGCCAACCCGGAAAACACCCGCGTCAAGCTGGAGTTGATCAGCGGCGTGGCGCGCAGCAAGTCGGGCGACGAGGTCAAGCGCGCGCGCCAGAACTTCCGTTTCAATACGCCGGTCGCGGCCATCGGCGTGCGCGGCACCGATTTCACCGTGTTTACCGACGATACGACGTCGCGCGTGTCGGTGCTGTCGGGCGGCATCGTGGTGAGCGGCTTTGGCGATACCTGCCGTCCGGATGGCGGCGGGCCGTGCGAAGGTGCGCGTAGCCGCGAGCTGTCGGCGGCGCAGCGTGGGCAGTTGCTGCAGATCCAGCAGGGTGCCGCGGCGCCGCAGTTGCTGAATGGGACCAGCGTGGTGCCGGAGGCGCATGTGCTACCGGCTGGCGCGCCAGTGGCGGCGGTACGTAATGGCCCAGTGACCCAGGTCGAAATGAATGTTGATGTCAAAAAGAGCGAGCAACTGGTCGACAACGTGATCAATAAGCCGAGGCCGACGCCGACGCCGGATTCCGGGACGAATCCAAATCCAGCGCCGGGCCAGGATCCGAATCCGGCCCCGCCGACAAATCCGGAACCGCCGCAACCAGAGCCGTCGCAGCCGGAACCGTCGCAGCCAGAACCGCCGCAGCCAGAACCGCCGGTAGTGACGCCGGTCGATCCAGTCCCGCCGGAACCCGTACGGCACGCGGGAATCCAGTGGGGCCGCTGGCAGCGCGTCACGGGACCAGCCCCCGACTTCAACCTGACCCTGGAAGGAGCCAAGCACCAACTGGTAGCTGTGAAAGGCAATTTCGCGATCTTCCGTACCGCGGGACAGGAGTATGTCGTGCCAGAGCGTGGCGGCATGGGATTCAAGCTGGCGGGTAGTGAAGCCTATATCTACACCTATTACACACCTACGGGGGGGCTGTACACGCCAACGGCGGCAACGCTGTCGAATGGCGAATTGAATGTCGATTTCGGCAGAAGGAGCTTCACGACTTCGTTCGACCTGTCCAGCAAGGATGAAAAATTCAATTTCCGGGGCGATGGTACGCTGGGTGCCGATGGCACACTCTATGGCAACCGGGCGGAGGGGCGCCCAGGACTGATCACCGTGGATGGCCTGTTGTCCAACGACAAGGGGGGCGGTGCCGCTTATATCTTCGACGGCAGGATCGATGAGCGGCGTACCGTCAATGGTGGTACTTCCTGGTTGCCCGAGTCCCGATAG
- a CDS encoding DUF4214 domain-containing protein, with amino-acid sequence MATQYDNAIQQLYVAYFNRPADASGITFWANAMANGVTTAQISAAFAASAEYQTEYSQTTYTGVVTQVYDNLFGRAPDATGLAFWVKALNDKTLTIDNVVDFIARGAQGTDAAAIAAKVKVATAFTNALDTDAEKAGYNGTEANDAAKALLSTIKTDAQATAAIVPATLDASVAAVIKAGTPFTLEAGLASLAAAEKAITDFLADVEIVDENGDEIEDVDADAIEANVGMADEMVGELITVGTYAGARDSVKVALIAEQQAQNAEDLEEANETLADARAEVAKVSGLGNAIAAATSAEEAVGEAEEAAATADAALAGALGSFRSLNSAKGTITVVDGTIVLAPTPTTETPAPAPVTLAAIDEEDGVWVVDEDVTASNYPGLAAVITAGNAQLVAAAEVSEAEDNLLFAQIEVEYRDRDATGTAALRALVTDGFLGDVTVPSSGTPTIANLRDQLAALQGEGDADAIQDYKDALQNFLDVNTSNLADDVAEADEAINGDEGVQARIDALADAVEYLEAAKALETELASLIEARDAALADFEDNDYLEPVMLDANKFGTTGSDIFVFDGEAVSISAFGRSGDDVLFVGSGFTLNEGDTDDGDNAVLEVFFNQRGNNAEIIIETEAYGSDLAAGAGVKVITLTGVNVEDLTFENGIITL; translated from the coding sequence ATGGCAACCCAGTACGACAACGCAATCCAGCAGCTGTACGTGGCTTACTTCAACCGTCCTGCTGATGCATCGGGCATCACCTTCTGGGCGAATGCAATGGCCAATGGCGTGACCACCGCGCAAATCTCGGCTGCTTTCGCTGCCTCGGCTGAATACCAGACCGAATACAGCCAAACCACCTACACCGGCGTCGTGACCCAGGTGTACGACAACCTGTTCGGCCGCGCTCCGGATGCAACCGGCTTGGCATTCTGGGTCAAAGCCCTGAACGACAAGACCCTGACCATCGACAACGTCGTCGATTTCATCGCTCGCGGCGCGCAAGGCACCGACGCAGCCGCCATCGCTGCCAAAGTCAAGGTCGCTACCGCCTTCACCAACGCGCTGGACACTGACGCTGAAAAAGCTGGCTACAACGGCACCGAAGCTAACGATGCTGCCAAAGCCCTGCTGTCGACCATCAAGACCGATGCACAAGCAACCGCTGCAATCGTTCCAGCAACCCTGGACGCAAGCGTCGCTGCCGTGATCAAAGCTGGCACCCCGTTCACCCTGGAAGCTGGCCTGGCCTCGCTGGCTGCCGCTGAGAAAGCAATCACCGACTTCCTGGCTGACGTCGAAATCGTTGATGAGAACGGCGACGAAATCGAAGACGTCGATGCTGACGCAATCGAAGCCAACGTCGGTATGGCTGACGAGATGGTCGGCGAACTGATCACCGTCGGCACCTACGCTGGCGCACGTGACAGCGTGAAAGTTGCTCTGATCGCTGAACAGCAAGCTCAGAACGCTGAAGACCTGGAAGAAGCCAACGAAACCCTGGCTGACGCACGTGCTGAAGTCGCCAAGGTCTCGGGCCTGGGCAATGCCATCGCTGCCGCTACCTCGGCTGAAGAAGCTGTTGGCGAAGCAGAAGAAGCTGCGGCAACCGCTGACGCAGCCCTGGCTGGCGCACTCGGTTCGTTCCGCTCGCTGAACAGCGCGAAAGGCACCATCACCGTTGTTGACGGCACCATCGTACTGGCACCTACCCCAACCACCGAAACGCCTGCTCCTGCTCCAGTCACCCTGGCTGCAATCGACGAAGAAGACGGCGTGTGGGTCGTTGACGAAGACGTCACCGCTTCGAACTACCCTGGCCTGGCCGCTGTGATCACCGCTGGCAATGCACAGCTGGTGGCGGCTGCTGAAGTCTCGGAAGCCGAAGACAACCTGCTGTTCGCTCAGATCGAAGTCGAGTACCGCGATCGTGACGCGACCGGCACCGCCGCTCTGCGCGCACTGGTGACCGATGGCTTCCTGGGCGACGTGACCGTGCCGAGCAGCGGCACCCCGACCATCGCTAACCTGCGTGACCAGCTGGCTGCCCTGCAAGGCGAAGGCGATGCTGACGCGATCCAGGACTACAAAGACGCACTGCAGAACTTCCTGGATGTGAACACCTCGAACCTGGCTGACGACGTCGCTGAGGCTGACGAAGCCATCAACGGCGACGAAGGCGTGCAGGCTCGTATCGATGCACTGGCTGACGCAGTCGAGTACCTGGAAGCCGCCAAGGCCCTGGAAACCGAACTGGCATCGCTGATCGAAGCACGTGACGCTGCTCTGGCTGACTTCGAAGACAACGACTACCTCGAGCCAGTGATGCTGGACGCTAACAAATTCGGCACCACCGGTTCGGACATCTTCGTCTTCGACGGCGAAGCAGTCTCGATCAGCGCCTTCGGCCGCTCGGGCGATGACGTCCTGTTCGTTGGTTCGGGCTTTACCCTGAACGAAGGTGACACCGACGACGGCGATAACGCTGTTCTGGAAGTGTTCTTCAACCAGCGTGGTAACAACGCCGAGATCATCATCGAAACCGAAGCATACGGTTCGGATCTGGCAGCTGGCGCTGGCGTCAAGGTCATCACCCTGACCGGCGTGAACGTCGAAGACCTGACCTTCGAAAACGGCATCATCACCCTGTAA